A window of Drosophila subobscura isolate 14011-0131.10 chromosome E, UCBerk_Dsub_1.0, whole genome shotgun sequence contains these coding sequences:
- the LOC117891146 gene encoding protein argonaute-2 isoform X3 has product MFPVGQQSQWTPSPTRAQSPSQAQTSFETLTSPPAPGSSVNPTAVTSPSAQNVAAGGATVGATASSAAAQVASTLGTTTGTVTAAIATATPTTNPDMPVFTCPRRPNLGREGRPIVLRANHFQVTMPRGYVHHYDINIQPDKCPRKVNREIIETMVQAYSKIFGVLKPVFDGRNNLYTRDPLPIGNERLELEVTLPGEGKDRIFRVTIKWQAQVSLFNLEEALEGRTRQIPYDAILALDVVMRHLPSMTYTPVGRSFFSSPDGYYHPLGGGREVWFGFHQSVRPSQWKMMLNIDVSATAFYKAQPVIDFMCEVLDIRDIMEQRKPLTDSQRVKFTKEIKGLKIEITHCGQMRRKYRVCNVTRRPAQMQSFPLQLENGQTVECTVAKYFLDKYRMKLRYPHLPCLQVGQEHKHTYLPLEVCNIVAGQRCIKKLTDMQTSTMIKATARSAPDREREINNLVKRADFNNDSYVQEFGLAISNSMMEVRGRVLPPPKLQYGGRVSTGITGQQLFPPQNKVSLASPNQGVWDMRGKQFFTGVEIRIWAIACFAPQRTVREDALRNFTQQLQKISNDAGMPIIGQPCFCKYATGPDQVEPMFRYLKITFPGLQLVVVVLPGKTPVYAEVKRVGDTVLGMATQCVQAKNVNKTSPQTLSNLCLKINVKLGGINSILVPSIRPKVFNEPVIFLGADVTHPPAGDNKKPSIAAVVGSMDAHPSRYAATVRVQQHRQEIIQELSSMVRELLIMFYKSTGGYKPHRIILYRDGVSEGQFPHVLQHELTAIREACIKLEPEYRPGITFIVVQKRHHTRLFCAEKKEQSGKSGNIPAGTTVDVGITHPTEFDFYLCSHQGIQGTSRPSHYHVLWDDNHFDSDELQCLTYQLCHTYVRCTRSVSIPAPAYYAHLVAFRARYHLVEKEHDSGEGSHQSGCSEDRTPGAMARAITVHADTKKVMYFA; this is encoded by the exons ATGTTTCCAGTCGGTCAAC aGTCACAGTGGACGCCCTCGCCCACGCGGGCTCAGAGTCCCTCTCAGGCGCAGACTAGCTTCGAAACGCTCACAT caccaccagcgccTGGTTCATCGGTCAATCCCACCGCTGTGACCAGCCCAAGTGCCCAAAATGTGGCAGCTGGGGGTGCCACTGTTGGAGCGACGGCCTCTTCAGCCGCCGCTCAGGTCGCGTCCACCCTGGGCACCACAACCGGTACTGTGACGGCTGCAATTGCCACCGCTACTCCGACCACCAATCCGGATATGCCCGTCTTCACATGCCCGCGTCGCCCGAATCTGGGCCGCGAGGGCAGGCCGATCGTACTTCGAGCCAATCACTTCCAGGTGACGATGCCCCGCGGCTATGTCCATCATTACGACATCAACATACAGCCGGACAAGTGTCCGCGCAAGGTGAATCGCGAGATTATCGAGACCATGGTGCAGGCCTACAGCAAGATCTTTGGCGTTCTGAAACCGGTGTTCGACGGACGCAACAATCTGTACACCCGCGATCCCCTGCCCATTGGCAACGAGCgcctggagctggaggtgacACTGCCCGGTGAGGGCAAGGACCGCATCTTTCGCGTGACCATCAAGTGGCAGGCGCAAGTCTCGCTATTCAACCTGGAGGAGGCTCTAGAGGGTCGAACGCGTCAAATTCCCTACGACGCCATCCTGGCCCTGGACGTGGTCATGCGGCATTTGCCGAGCATGACCTATACGCCCGTCGGGCGCAGCTTCTTCAGCTCTCCGGATGGCTACTATCATCCTCTGGGTGGCGGACGTGAGGTCTGGTTCGGTTTCCATCAGAGCGTGAGGCCGTCGCAGTGGAAGATGATGCTGAACATTGATG TTTCGGCCACCGCATTCTACAAAGCTCAACCCGTTATTGACTTTATGTGCGAGGTGCTGGACATACGCGACATCATGGAGCAGCGCAAACCGCTCACCGACTCCCAGCGAGTCAAGTTCACCAAGGAGATCAAGGGACTCAAGATTGAGATCACGCACTGTGGCCAGATGCGGCGCAAGTATCGTGTCTGCAATGTAACCCGCCGACCGGCTCAAATGCAATC ATTCCCACTGCAGTTGGAGAATGGTCAGACCGTGGAGTGTACTGTGGCCAAGTATTTCTTGGACAAGTATCGAATGAAGCTGCGCTACCCGCATCTGCCCTGCCTGCAGGTGGGACAGGAGCACAAGCACACCTATCTACCGCTCGAGGTGTGCAACATTGTGGCTGGCCAGCGGTGCATCAAGAAGCTCACCGACATGCAGACCTCGACGATGATCAAGGCCACCGCACGCTCGGCACCGGATCGCGAGCGTGAGATCAACAACCTGGTGAAGCGGGCGGACTTCAACAATGACTCGTATGTGCAGGAGTTCGGCCTGGCCATCTCCAATTCGATGATGGAGGTGAGGGGACGGGTGCTGCCCCCGCCCAAGCTTCAGTATGGGGGACGTGTGTCCACAGGCATCACCGGGCAGCAGCTGTTTCCGCCCCAGAATAAGGTGAGCCTGGCCTCGCCCAATCAGGGCGTCTGGGACATGCGCGGCAAGCAGTTCTTCACGGGCGTCGAGATCAGAATCTGGGCCATTGCCTGCTTCGCTCCGCAGCGAACGGTGCGCGAGGATGCCCTGAGGAACTTcacccagcagctgcagaagatcTCAAATGATGCCGGTATGCCGATCATAGGGCAGCCCTGCTTCTGCAAATATGCCACGGGGCCGGATCAGGTGGAGCCGATGTTCCGCTACCTGAAAATCACCTTCCCGGGCCTGCAGCTCGTCGTGGTTGTGCTGCCCGGCAAGACGCCCGTCTATGCAGAGGTCAAGCGCGTGGGCGACACCGTCTTGGGCATGGCCACCCAGTGTGTACAGGCGAAGAACGTGAACAAGACATCGCCACAGACGCTGTCCAATCTGTGTCTGAAGATCAACGTCAAGCTGGGCGGCATCAATTCGATTCTGGTGCCCTCCATCCGGCCCAAGGTCTTCAACGAGCCCGTTATCTTTCTGGGAGCTGACGTCACCCACCCACCAGCAGGCGATAACAAGAAGCCCTCGATTGCGGCTGTTGTTGGTTCAATGGACGCCCATCCGTCGCGATATGCGGCCACCGTGCGCGTACAGCAACACCGCCAGGAGATCATCCAGGAGCTGAGCAGCATGGTGCGCGAGCTGCTGATTATGTTCTACAAGTCGACGGGTGGCTACAAGCCCCACCGAATCATCCTGTACCGTGACGGCGTCTCCGAGGGACAGTTCCCGCATGTGCTGCAGCACGAGCTGACCGCCATCCGAGAGGCGTGCATCAAGCTGGAGCCCGAGTACCGGCCGGGCATCACATTCATCGTTGTCCAGAAGCGCCATCACACGCGACTCTTCTGCGCCgagaagaaggagcagagcGGCAAGTCCGGCAACATACCGGCCGGCACCACCGTCGATGTGGGCATCACGCATCCAACCGAGTTTGATTTCTATCTGTGCAGCCATCAGGGCATCCAGGGCACCAGTCGACCCTCGCACTACCATGTGCTCTGGGATGACAACCACTTTGACTCCGACGAGCTGCAGTGCCTCACGTACCAGCTGTGCCACACCTATGTGCGGTGCACACGGTCCGTCAGCATACCAGCTCCAGCCTACTATGCACACTTGGT
- the LOC117891146 gene encoding protein argonaute-2 isoform X2, whose protein sequence is MSTERELAPGGPAQLLTHTLPLTFPDLQINTTVGIIGKVYAPPAPGSSVNPTAVTSPSAQNVAAGGATVGATASSAAAQVASTLGTTTGTVTAAIATATPTTNPDMPVFTCPRRPNLGREGRPIVLRANHFQVTMPRGYVHHYDINIQPDKCPRKVNREIIETMVQAYSKIFGVLKPVFDGRNNLYTRDPLPIGNERLELEVTLPGEGKDRIFRVTIKWQAQVSLFNLEEALEGRTRQIPYDAILALDVVMRHLPSMTYTPVGRSFFSSPDGYYHPLGGGREVWFGFHQSVRPSQWKMMLNIDVSATAFYKAQPVIDFMCEVLDIRDIMEQRKPLTDSQRVKFTKEIKGLKIEITHCGQMRRKYRVCNVTRRPAQMQSFPLQLENGQTVECTVAKYFLDKYRMKLRYPHLPCLQVGQEHKHTYLPLEVCNIVAGQRCIKKLTDMQTSTMIKATARSAPDREREINNLVKRADFNNDSYVQEFGLAISNSMMEVRGRVLPPPKLQYGGRVSTGITGQQLFPPQNKVSLASPNQGVWDMRGKQFFTGVEIRIWAIACFAPQRTVREDALRNFTQQLQKISNDAGMPIIGQPCFCKYATGPDQVEPMFRYLKITFPGLQLVVVVLPGKTPVYAEVKRVGDTVLGMATQCVQAKNVNKTSPQTLSNLCLKINVKLGGINSILVPSIRPKVFNEPVIFLGADVTHPPAGDNKKPSIAAVVGSMDAHPSRYAATVRVQQHRQEIIQELSSMVRELLIMFYKSTGGYKPHRIILYRDGVSEGQFPHVLQHELTAIREACIKLEPEYRPGITFIVVQKRHHTRLFCAEKKEQSGKSGNIPAGTTVDVGITHPTEFDFYLCSHQGIQGTSRPSHYHVLWDDNHFDSDELQCLTYQLCHTYVRCTRSVSIPAPAYYAHLVAFRARYHLVEKEHDSGEGSHQSGCSEDRTPGAMARAITVHADTKKVMYFA, encoded by the exons ATGTCAACGGAGCGCGAGCTGGCTCCTGGTGGGCCAGCTCAGCTCCTCACGCACACGTTGCCGTTGACATTTCCCGATCTCCAAATCAACACCACCGTGGGCATCATTGGCAAGGTCTACG caccaccagcgccTGGTTCATCGGTCAATCCCACCGCTGTGACCAGCCCAAGTGCCCAAAATGTGGCAGCTGGGGGTGCCACTGTTGGAGCGACGGCCTCTTCAGCCGCCGCTCAGGTCGCGTCCACCCTGGGCACCACAACCGGTACTGTGACGGCTGCAATTGCCACCGCTACTCCGACCACCAATCCGGATATGCCCGTCTTCACATGCCCGCGTCGCCCGAATCTGGGCCGCGAGGGCAGGCCGATCGTACTTCGAGCCAATCACTTCCAGGTGACGATGCCCCGCGGCTATGTCCATCATTACGACATCAACATACAGCCGGACAAGTGTCCGCGCAAGGTGAATCGCGAGATTATCGAGACCATGGTGCAGGCCTACAGCAAGATCTTTGGCGTTCTGAAACCGGTGTTCGACGGACGCAACAATCTGTACACCCGCGATCCCCTGCCCATTGGCAACGAGCgcctggagctggaggtgacACTGCCCGGTGAGGGCAAGGACCGCATCTTTCGCGTGACCATCAAGTGGCAGGCGCAAGTCTCGCTATTCAACCTGGAGGAGGCTCTAGAGGGTCGAACGCGTCAAATTCCCTACGACGCCATCCTGGCCCTGGACGTGGTCATGCGGCATTTGCCGAGCATGACCTATACGCCCGTCGGGCGCAGCTTCTTCAGCTCTCCGGATGGCTACTATCATCCTCTGGGTGGCGGACGTGAGGTCTGGTTCGGTTTCCATCAGAGCGTGAGGCCGTCGCAGTGGAAGATGATGCTGAACATTGATG TTTCGGCCACCGCATTCTACAAAGCTCAACCCGTTATTGACTTTATGTGCGAGGTGCTGGACATACGCGACATCATGGAGCAGCGCAAACCGCTCACCGACTCCCAGCGAGTCAAGTTCACCAAGGAGATCAAGGGACTCAAGATTGAGATCACGCACTGTGGCCAGATGCGGCGCAAGTATCGTGTCTGCAATGTAACCCGCCGACCGGCTCAAATGCAATC ATTCCCACTGCAGTTGGAGAATGGTCAGACCGTGGAGTGTACTGTGGCCAAGTATTTCTTGGACAAGTATCGAATGAAGCTGCGCTACCCGCATCTGCCCTGCCTGCAGGTGGGACAGGAGCACAAGCACACCTATCTACCGCTCGAGGTGTGCAACATTGTGGCTGGCCAGCGGTGCATCAAGAAGCTCACCGACATGCAGACCTCGACGATGATCAAGGCCACCGCACGCTCGGCACCGGATCGCGAGCGTGAGATCAACAACCTGGTGAAGCGGGCGGACTTCAACAATGACTCGTATGTGCAGGAGTTCGGCCTGGCCATCTCCAATTCGATGATGGAGGTGAGGGGACGGGTGCTGCCCCCGCCCAAGCTTCAGTATGGGGGACGTGTGTCCACAGGCATCACCGGGCAGCAGCTGTTTCCGCCCCAGAATAAGGTGAGCCTGGCCTCGCCCAATCAGGGCGTCTGGGACATGCGCGGCAAGCAGTTCTTCACGGGCGTCGAGATCAGAATCTGGGCCATTGCCTGCTTCGCTCCGCAGCGAACGGTGCGCGAGGATGCCCTGAGGAACTTcacccagcagctgcagaagatcTCAAATGATGCCGGTATGCCGATCATAGGGCAGCCCTGCTTCTGCAAATATGCCACGGGGCCGGATCAGGTGGAGCCGATGTTCCGCTACCTGAAAATCACCTTCCCGGGCCTGCAGCTCGTCGTGGTTGTGCTGCCCGGCAAGACGCCCGTCTATGCAGAGGTCAAGCGCGTGGGCGACACCGTCTTGGGCATGGCCACCCAGTGTGTACAGGCGAAGAACGTGAACAAGACATCGCCACAGACGCTGTCCAATCTGTGTCTGAAGATCAACGTCAAGCTGGGCGGCATCAATTCGATTCTGGTGCCCTCCATCCGGCCCAAGGTCTTCAACGAGCCCGTTATCTTTCTGGGAGCTGACGTCACCCACCCACCAGCAGGCGATAACAAGAAGCCCTCGATTGCGGCTGTTGTTGGTTCAATGGACGCCCATCCGTCGCGATATGCGGCCACCGTGCGCGTACAGCAACACCGCCAGGAGATCATCCAGGAGCTGAGCAGCATGGTGCGCGAGCTGCTGATTATGTTCTACAAGTCGACGGGTGGCTACAAGCCCCACCGAATCATCCTGTACCGTGACGGCGTCTCCGAGGGACAGTTCCCGCATGTGCTGCAGCACGAGCTGACCGCCATCCGAGAGGCGTGCATCAAGCTGGAGCCCGAGTACCGGCCGGGCATCACATTCATCGTTGTCCAGAAGCGCCATCACACGCGACTCTTCTGCGCCgagaagaaggagcagagcGGCAAGTCCGGCAACATACCGGCCGGCACCACCGTCGATGTGGGCATCACGCATCCAACCGAGTTTGATTTCTATCTGTGCAGCCATCAGGGCATCCAGGGCACCAGTCGACCCTCGCACTACCATGTGCTCTGGGATGACAACCACTTTGACTCCGACGAGCTGCAGTGCCTCACGTACCAGCTGTGCCACACCTATGTGCGGTGCACACGGTCCGTCAGCATACCAGCTCCAGCCTACTATGCACACTTGGT
- the LOC117891146 gene encoding protein argonaute-2 isoform X4: MFPVGQPPPAPGSSVNPTAVTSPSAQNVAAGGATVGATASSAAAQVASTLGTTTGTVTAAIATATPTTNPDMPVFTCPRRPNLGREGRPIVLRANHFQVTMPRGYVHHYDINIQPDKCPRKVNREIIETMVQAYSKIFGVLKPVFDGRNNLYTRDPLPIGNERLELEVTLPGEGKDRIFRVTIKWQAQVSLFNLEEALEGRTRQIPYDAILALDVVMRHLPSMTYTPVGRSFFSSPDGYYHPLGGGREVWFGFHQSVRPSQWKMMLNIDVSATAFYKAQPVIDFMCEVLDIRDIMEQRKPLTDSQRVKFTKEIKGLKIEITHCGQMRRKYRVCNVTRRPAQMQSFPLQLENGQTVECTVAKYFLDKYRMKLRYPHLPCLQVGQEHKHTYLPLEVCNIVAGQRCIKKLTDMQTSTMIKATARSAPDREREINNLVKRADFNNDSYVQEFGLAISNSMMEVRGRVLPPPKLQYGGRVSTGITGQQLFPPQNKVSLASPNQGVWDMRGKQFFTGVEIRIWAIACFAPQRTVREDALRNFTQQLQKISNDAGMPIIGQPCFCKYATGPDQVEPMFRYLKITFPGLQLVVVVLPGKTPVYAEVKRVGDTVLGMATQCVQAKNVNKTSPQTLSNLCLKINVKLGGINSILVPSIRPKVFNEPVIFLGADVTHPPAGDNKKPSIAAVVGSMDAHPSRYAATVRVQQHRQEIIQELSSMVRELLIMFYKSTGGYKPHRIILYRDGVSEGQFPHVLQHELTAIREACIKLEPEYRPGITFIVVQKRHHTRLFCAEKKEQSGKSGNIPAGTTVDVGITHPTEFDFYLCSHQGIQGTSRPSHYHVLWDDNHFDSDELQCLTYQLCHTYVRCTRSVSIPAPAYYAHLVAFRARYHLVEKEHDSGEGSHQSGCSEDRTPGAMARAITVHADTKKVMYFA; this comes from the exons ATGTTTCCAGTCGGTCAAC caccaccagcgccTGGTTCATCGGTCAATCCCACCGCTGTGACCAGCCCAAGTGCCCAAAATGTGGCAGCTGGGGGTGCCACTGTTGGAGCGACGGCCTCTTCAGCCGCCGCTCAGGTCGCGTCCACCCTGGGCACCACAACCGGTACTGTGACGGCTGCAATTGCCACCGCTACTCCGACCACCAATCCGGATATGCCCGTCTTCACATGCCCGCGTCGCCCGAATCTGGGCCGCGAGGGCAGGCCGATCGTACTTCGAGCCAATCACTTCCAGGTGACGATGCCCCGCGGCTATGTCCATCATTACGACATCAACATACAGCCGGACAAGTGTCCGCGCAAGGTGAATCGCGAGATTATCGAGACCATGGTGCAGGCCTACAGCAAGATCTTTGGCGTTCTGAAACCGGTGTTCGACGGACGCAACAATCTGTACACCCGCGATCCCCTGCCCATTGGCAACGAGCgcctggagctggaggtgacACTGCCCGGTGAGGGCAAGGACCGCATCTTTCGCGTGACCATCAAGTGGCAGGCGCAAGTCTCGCTATTCAACCTGGAGGAGGCTCTAGAGGGTCGAACGCGTCAAATTCCCTACGACGCCATCCTGGCCCTGGACGTGGTCATGCGGCATTTGCCGAGCATGACCTATACGCCCGTCGGGCGCAGCTTCTTCAGCTCTCCGGATGGCTACTATCATCCTCTGGGTGGCGGACGTGAGGTCTGGTTCGGTTTCCATCAGAGCGTGAGGCCGTCGCAGTGGAAGATGATGCTGAACATTGATG TTTCGGCCACCGCATTCTACAAAGCTCAACCCGTTATTGACTTTATGTGCGAGGTGCTGGACATACGCGACATCATGGAGCAGCGCAAACCGCTCACCGACTCCCAGCGAGTCAAGTTCACCAAGGAGATCAAGGGACTCAAGATTGAGATCACGCACTGTGGCCAGATGCGGCGCAAGTATCGTGTCTGCAATGTAACCCGCCGACCGGCTCAAATGCAATC ATTCCCACTGCAGTTGGAGAATGGTCAGACCGTGGAGTGTACTGTGGCCAAGTATTTCTTGGACAAGTATCGAATGAAGCTGCGCTACCCGCATCTGCCCTGCCTGCAGGTGGGACAGGAGCACAAGCACACCTATCTACCGCTCGAGGTGTGCAACATTGTGGCTGGCCAGCGGTGCATCAAGAAGCTCACCGACATGCAGACCTCGACGATGATCAAGGCCACCGCACGCTCGGCACCGGATCGCGAGCGTGAGATCAACAACCTGGTGAAGCGGGCGGACTTCAACAATGACTCGTATGTGCAGGAGTTCGGCCTGGCCATCTCCAATTCGATGATGGAGGTGAGGGGACGGGTGCTGCCCCCGCCCAAGCTTCAGTATGGGGGACGTGTGTCCACAGGCATCACCGGGCAGCAGCTGTTTCCGCCCCAGAATAAGGTGAGCCTGGCCTCGCCCAATCAGGGCGTCTGGGACATGCGCGGCAAGCAGTTCTTCACGGGCGTCGAGATCAGAATCTGGGCCATTGCCTGCTTCGCTCCGCAGCGAACGGTGCGCGAGGATGCCCTGAGGAACTTcacccagcagctgcagaagatcTCAAATGATGCCGGTATGCCGATCATAGGGCAGCCCTGCTTCTGCAAATATGCCACGGGGCCGGATCAGGTGGAGCCGATGTTCCGCTACCTGAAAATCACCTTCCCGGGCCTGCAGCTCGTCGTGGTTGTGCTGCCCGGCAAGACGCCCGTCTATGCAGAGGTCAAGCGCGTGGGCGACACCGTCTTGGGCATGGCCACCCAGTGTGTACAGGCGAAGAACGTGAACAAGACATCGCCACAGACGCTGTCCAATCTGTGTCTGAAGATCAACGTCAAGCTGGGCGGCATCAATTCGATTCTGGTGCCCTCCATCCGGCCCAAGGTCTTCAACGAGCCCGTTATCTTTCTGGGAGCTGACGTCACCCACCCACCAGCAGGCGATAACAAGAAGCCCTCGATTGCGGCTGTTGTTGGTTCAATGGACGCCCATCCGTCGCGATATGCGGCCACCGTGCGCGTACAGCAACACCGCCAGGAGATCATCCAGGAGCTGAGCAGCATGGTGCGCGAGCTGCTGATTATGTTCTACAAGTCGACGGGTGGCTACAAGCCCCACCGAATCATCCTGTACCGTGACGGCGTCTCCGAGGGACAGTTCCCGCATGTGCTGCAGCACGAGCTGACCGCCATCCGAGAGGCGTGCATCAAGCTGGAGCCCGAGTACCGGCCGGGCATCACATTCATCGTTGTCCAGAAGCGCCATCACACGCGACTCTTCTGCGCCgagaagaaggagcagagcGGCAAGTCCGGCAACATACCGGCCGGCACCACCGTCGATGTGGGCATCACGCATCCAACCGAGTTTGATTTCTATCTGTGCAGCCATCAGGGCATCCAGGGCACCAGTCGACCCTCGCACTACCATGTGCTCTGGGATGACAACCACTTTGACTCCGACGAGCTGCAGTGCCTCACGTACCAGCTGTGCCACACCTATGTGCGGTGCACACGGTCCGTCAGCATACCAGCTCCAGCCTACTATGCACACTTGGT
- the LOC117891146 gene encoding protein argonaute-2 isoform X1: protein MSTERELAPGGPAQLLTHTLPLTFPDLQINTTVGIIGKVYESQWTPSPTRAQSPSQAQTSFETLTSPPAPGSSVNPTAVTSPSAQNVAAGGATVGATASSAAAQVASTLGTTTGTVTAAIATATPTTNPDMPVFTCPRRPNLGREGRPIVLRANHFQVTMPRGYVHHYDINIQPDKCPRKVNREIIETMVQAYSKIFGVLKPVFDGRNNLYTRDPLPIGNERLELEVTLPGEGKDRIFRVTIKWQAQVSLFNLEEALEGRTRQIPYDAILALDVVMRHLPSMTYTPVGRSFFSSPDGYYHPLGGGREVWFGFHQSVRPSQWKMMLNIDVSATAFYKAQPVIDFMCEVLDIRDIMEQRKPLTDSQRVKFTKEIKGLKIEITHCGQMRRKYRVCNVTRRPAQMQSFPLQLENGQTVECTVAKYFLDKYRMKLRYPHLPCLQVGQEHKHTYLPLEVCNIVAGQRCIKKLTDMQTSTMIKATARSAPDREREINNLVKRADFNNDSYVQEFGLAISNSMMEVRGRVLPPPKLQYGGRVSTGITGQQLFPPQNKVSLASPNQGVWDMRGKQFFTGVEIRIWAIACFAPQRTVREDALRNFTQQLQKISNDAGMPIIGQPCFCKYATGPDQVEPMFRYLKITFPGLQLVVVVLPGKTPVYAEVKRVGDTVLGMATQCVQAKNVNKTSPQTLSNLCLKINVKLGGINSILVPSIRPKVFNEPVIFLGADVTHPPAGDNKKPSIAAVVGSMDAHPSRYAATVRVQQHRQEIIQELSSMVRELLIMFYKSTGGYKPHRIILYRDGVSEGQFPHVLQHELTAIREACIKLEPEYRPGITFIVVQKRHHTRLFCAEKKEQSGKSGNIPAGTTVDVGITHPTEFDFYLCSHQGIQGTSRPSHYHVLWDDNHFDSDELQCLTYQLCHTYVRCTRSVSIPAPAYYAHLVAFRARYHLVEKEHDSGEGSHQSGCSEDRTPGAMARAITVHADTKKVMYFA from the exons ATGTCAACGGAGCGCGAGCTGGCTCCTGGTGGGCCAGCTCAGCTCCTCACGCACACGTTGCCGTTGACATTTCCCGATCTCCAAATCAACACCACCGTGGGCATCATTGGCAAGGTCTACG aGTCACAGTGGACGCCCTCGCCCACGCGGGCTCAGAGTCCCTCTCAGGCGCAGACTAGCTTCGAAACGCTCACAT caccaccagcgccTGGTTCATCGGTCAATCCCACCGCTGTGACCAGCCCAAGTGCCCAAAATGTGGCAGCTGGGGGTGCCACTGTTGGAGCGACGGCCTCTTCAGCCGCCGCTCAGGTCGCGTCCACCCTGGGCACCACAACCGGTACTGTGACGGCTGCAATTGCCACCGCTACTCCGACCACCAATCCGGATATGCCCGTCTTCACATGCCCGCGTCGCCCGAATCTGGGCCGCGAGGGCAGGCCGATCGTACTTCGAGCCAATCACTTCCAGGTGACGATGCCCCGCGGCTATGTCCATCATTACGACATCAACATACAGCCGGACAAGTGTCCGCGCAAGGTGAATCGCGAGATTATCGAGACCATGGTGCAGGCCTACAGCAAGATCTTTGGCGTTCTGAAACCGGTGTTCGACGGACGCAACAATCTGTACACCCGCGATCCCCTGCCCATTGGCAACGAGCgcctggagctggaggtgacACTGCCCGGTGAGGGCAAGGACCGCATCTTTCGCGTGACCATCAAGTGGCAGGCGCAAGTCTCGCTATTCAACCTGGAGGAGGCTCTAGAGGGTCGAACGCGTCAAATTCCCTACGACGCCATCCTGGCCCTGGACGTGGTCATGCGGCATTTGCCGAGCATGACCTATACGCCCGTCGGGCGCAGCTTCTTCAGCTCTCCGGATGGCTACTATCATCCTCTGGGTGGCGGACGTGAGGTCTGGTTCGGTTTCCATCAGAGCGTGAGGCCGTCGCAGTGGAAGATGATGCTGAACATTGATG TTTCGGCCACCGCATTCTACAAAGCTCAACCCGTTATTGACTTTATGTGCGAGGTGCTGGACATACGCGACATCATGGAGCAGCGCAAACCGCTCACCGACTCCCAGCGAGTCAAGTTCACCAAGGAGATCAAGGGACTCAAGATTGAGATCACGCACTGTGGCCAGATGCGGCGCAAGTATCGTGTCTGCAATGTAACCCGCCGACCGGCTCAAATGCAATC ATTCCCACTGCAGTTGGAGAATGGTCAGACCGTGGAGTGTACTGTGGCCAAGTATTTCTTGGACAAGTATCGAATGAAGCTGCGCTACCCGCATCTGCCCTGCCTGCAGGTGGGACAGGAGCACAAGCACACCTATCTACCGCTCGAGGTGTGCAACATTGTGGCTGGCCAGCGGTGCATCAAGAAGCTCACCGACATGCAGACCTCGACGATGATCAAGGCCACCGCACGCTCGGCACCGGATCGCGAGCGTGAGATCAACAACCTGGTGAAGCGGGCGGACTTCAACAATGACTCGTATGTGCAGGAGTTCGGCCTGGCCATCTCCAATTCGATGATGGAGGTGAGGGGACGGGTGCTGCCCCCGCCCAAGCTTCAGTATGGGGGACGTGTGTCCACAGGCATCACCGGGCAGCAGCTGTTTCCGCCCCAGAATAAGGTGAGCCTGGCCTCGCCCAATCAGGGCGTCTGGGACATGCGCGGCAAGCAGTTCTTCACGGGCGTCGAGATCAGAATCTGGGCCATTGCCTGCTTCGCTCCGCAGCGAACGGTGCGCGAGGATGCCCTGAGGAACTTcacccagcagctgcagaagatcTCAAATGATGCCGGTATGCCGATCATAGGGCAGCCCTGCTTCTGCAAATATGCCACGGGGCCGGATCAGGTGGAGCCGATGTTCCGCTACCTGAAAATCACCTTCCCGGGCCTGCAGCTCGTCGTGGTTGTGCTGCCCGGCAAGACGCCCGTCTATGCAGAGGTCAAGCGCGTGGGCGACACCGTCTTGGGCATGGCCACCCAGTGTGTACAGGCGAAGAACGTGAACAAGACATCGCCACAGACGCTGTCCAATCTGTGTCTGAAGATCAACGTCAAGCTGGGCGGCATCAATTCGATTCTGGTGCCCTCCATCCGGCCCAAGGTCTTCAACGAGCCCGTTATCTTTCTGGGAGCTGACGTCACCCACCCACCAGCAGGCGATAACAAGAAGCCCTCGATTGCGGCTGTTGTTGGTTCAATGGACGCCCATCCGTCGCGATATGCGGCCACCGTGCGCGTACAGCAACACCGCCAGGAGATCATCCAGGAGCTGAGCAGCATGGTGCGCGAGCTGCTGATTATGTTCTACAAGTCGACGGGTGGCTACAAGCCCCACCGAATCATCCTGTACCGTGACGGCGTCTCCGAGGGACAGTTCCCGCATGTGCTGCAGCACGAGCTGACCGCCATCCGAGAGGCGTGCATCAAGCTGGAGCCCGAGTACCGGCCGGGCATCACATTCATCGTTGTCCAGAAGCGCCATCACACGCGACTCTTCTGCGCCgagaagaaggagcagagcGGCAAGTCCGGCAACATACCGGCCGGCACCACCGTCGATGTGGGCATCACGCATCCAACCGAGTTTGATTTCTATCTGTGCAGCCATCAGGGCATCCAGGGCACCAGTCGACCCTCGCACTACCATGTGCTCTGGGATGACAACCACTTTGACTCCGACGAGCTGCAGTGCCTCACGTACCAGCTGTGCCACACCTATGTGCGGTGCACACGGTCCGTCAGCATACCAGCTCCAGCCTACTATGCACACTTGGT